The genomic window GTTTCACTGCTAATGCGACTATTTAGGAATCTTTTCAGTTCTGCTTGAAAATTTATGTTTAGCCCTTGGTATCCAGTCCCAGGAATTGCTCCAAATATCATTCCCTGGGTATCCATGTCCTCTTGGGTGCAGAAAATGAATGGTTGAAGACATTGCAAACCTCCAAATACCAGCTCAGGTTCACAGCATTCTGTGATTGCTGTGACCTTCCACACATGTTCCTCCTGCCTAGATCTCTGCGCAGAGACACCAGCTTTGTCCATCTCACAGGCTGCTGGCACACCTTGCTCTGTCCCAAAACCAAGGCTTCACCTGCTCCTAGTGAGACCTGGTGCCCAAGCACAGGTCTCAGTGTCCAGAACCAAACCATCTGCAGTTCCACTTCACTTTCTGTGTGTGACCCTCATGGGGAACACCTCCACATGGATCCTTCTGGGACCCACCATATGAAAAAGAGTATAAGCTACCAGAGAGTGGCCAAAGGAGGCCACgaggatggggaagggtctgggggGGCCCATACGAGGAGATGCTGAGGTCACTAGGCCCATTCAGGCAGGAAAAGATGAGACTGAGGTCAGACCTCACTGTGATCTTTGACATCCTCCTGAcgggcaggacaggggcaaGAACCAAACTCTTCCCTCTCATGACCAGTGATAAACCTTGAAGAAATGGCTGGAGCTGAGTTGAGGGAGGTTTCGGTTGGATATCAGccaaaggttcttcccccagagggtatttggtggctgagcactggaacaggctccccagggaagtgggcTCAGCACTAAACCTGACAGAGCTGTaaaagtgtttggacaacactctcaggtaCTTGGGGGGAGACTTGGGAAGCccagtgcagggccaggagttggacttgatgctCCTGAAGAGTCACTTCCAACTCAGCATCTCCTCtgattctaggattctgtgatGATGCTGAGAAAGTCTCAGTCCTCTTGGTatgttgcagccatgaggcctaacaggcctctctggcggtcagtcgcctgaaggcaaagaaatgcctggtcatggtgactaggccaaataaCACCTCTCCCGCACTCAGACCCTcccttatctccctgtaagacaatcTGTCACTTTTTACCCCGACTCAGaccattggaccatttctcaaaacctcaGTACCCTACATAAACCCCACTTTTGCCCAGCTCAGcaaagagctgtccctgaaacccttcactTAGCatgccaataaagattcatctgtggatCCTCATAcagtgcttttcctttctctccctgtgTTAGCCATGGCgcttagcaagcttatgagctgaaaatcactgctaagagctgaccactgcaaagagctgaatatcactgaTAACAAAGCTTGCTAAGtactgcctgtgcctgggagctttgcctgTGTCTACTCGGGCAGGAGGTACTTAAGTGTACTCCCTATCCAGGAACACCTGAGGCAGCCCAGATCACACTGAAGCTaccaagagaaaacaaaactggtaGAGCCCATTTCATGACTAAAATACTGTGATGAGGCCCTGCACAAGCCTGCAGTTCTCCAGGGAGAAAAGACTGCATTCCTTCAATCTTTCCCTTAGGAGTTAGGTTTTGGGGCATTTTTTCTCTGGGGAACTCAGTTCCTATTTGTTGCCAGGGAGATAATGAATGGACAGTGATCAAGAGACTAAAGACGTGACCAAGTGCCTTGGCAGACCCTCAGAACTGTTCTGGGGGTCCGAGGGGGGAAAGGCATGGGGGGGATGGGAGAAGAAATGTAGCAGTGTGCAGGAGGCAGAAGCTGATTGCAGTGTGAGTTCTCTGCCAGCTCAAAGCCATGACCATTGTGCTGGAGATTCCATACCAAGTGCCATTCCTGAGGTCAAAGGGAACATGTTTCTCTCTCAGATCATGAACACTCCAGGGAAAAGGCCTGCTGCTCTGACCTGGGCATGCCCACAGGAGGGTCACCCAAGCACAGAATGACACACGTGTGCTCCAACACACCTGCGTGGAATACTGTCAAGATCTCTATGCTCACACAGAGTCAGCAAAGAAACAAGAACAGATAGAAAAGATGTGCAGTTCTGGGAACTCAGATGAGGAGATACAGGGGACCCGTGCGGCAGAAAATGACTCAGGTATCCTGGAGAATGATCAGGCCCCAGACCATTCCTGGTTTTCCCAGAGGaccccagagactgcacagaAAGACAATGAGACAAATGAGGCCAACACAATTTTTCTCTGAGCACTGAGTAGCAACAAGGTCCAACCCGCCCAGCAGATGCAGACCTGTGTGCAACAGGGAGTGACCATCATGGAGAGATggcaaaagcaagagaaaatgaTGTGTCATGTCCCCTCCCATAGCAGCCCTTGGGCGTGTGGGCAAGAAGCACGAGACTGATGCCCATTTCCGGACAACTTGGACAAAAAGAAACCCACATGAATGACACAGGTGAACACATTCTCCACAGCAGATGCTGCCACAGAATGTTCTGAACATTCTAAATACTCTCAGCAATGGTTTTATTCAGGAAATCCTTGAACATCTCATCCCAGCATTTAACAAACCGTTCATGTAGGAAAGCATGCAGAATTAGGCAGgaaatgaaaaggcagaagttcaggaaaccaggacacagccccagccattAGTCGGGATGGTGCACTTTGTGGCATGAGCTGGTCACAAAATTATGACTTGCACAAAAATGCCTCTGGtcctgaggcagggcaggagtgcTATAAAAGGCAGCCCAAGTCTCTGCTCCCTCATTCACTTCTCTCACCTCCTTCTCTCAGGAATCAGGTGAGTAGAAAGCCTCTTCTCCTCCTTGTGTTCCTTCTGCTTCAAGACAACCCATTCCTGGCTGGAAGTCTTAGTTGAATGGGGCTGTTgtagcacagggctgggaggtgcttCTGCTGGGAGAGGCAAGGGGAGAGCAGGTGTTGTGCAGACAGAGAGAGGCTGGCACTTGGCTGAGGTGGCTCCTGGCCTTGGAAATGGGCAGTGCAATGTGGGCCAGGAGGTGCCTTGACTGCAGGGGGTTTGggtgcagtgctgcttcctgagGTGTCCTCACTTTCTgcttgtccctgccctctgtgccaggtgcACCTGTGACCCCGAGCCATGTCCTGCTGCCGTCCCTGTGAcccttgctgccagccctgcggcccctgcccgctggccagcagctgcaatgagtgctgtgtcaggcagtgccagagctcccaCGTCGTCATCGAGCcgcctgctgtgctggtgaccctgcctggccccgtcctcagctccttcccacagaacaccgccgtgggatcctccacctctgctgctgttggcaacatCCTCAGCTGTGGAGGAGTGCCCATCACCTCTGGCAGCTTTGACATCTCCTGCATCACCAACTGCTATGGTGGCAGCAGATGCCGGCCCTGCTAAATCTGCTGGCAACATCCTCGGGCAACAGTCTCCAAGAGCTCACAACAAGGCTCTGGCCAGGAGATAGAGCTTTGGGATATTGTATTTAGAGCTTTGGACCATCGTTTCTTTCTTCTACCTGCCTCTCTCTTTCTGTCCCTCTCTCGCCAGGCCAGTCTAGTGTGGACGTGTGgcccttccctcctctgcagggcaTTCCAAAGAACACCAGATGGGAGCTCCATCCTAgttgctgctcctggtgctctctGTCAGccatctccttttcttctttcaactTAATAAAACTGTGCTGCATTCAAGCTTCGGCCTCTGAGTCATCAGTTGTTCTGTGGCAATTCCTCCAGCAGTCTGCTCAGGAAAAAGATGCAGAAAGCAATGGGTGGGGCTCGCTGCAGAGGATTTGACTTTGTGCCCTTCTCCATTGGGGCTGATGAAGAACATCCCTGGCTACTAAGAAACCAAAGGCCTTGACTGGAGCCTTTCGCTCCTAAGGAGAGGGGTTGGGATACAACACCTGGGGAAAGCCCACAGCCTCATCTCTTCCTACCCTGCCTTCATTTCCTGGCCTAGGCTCGGTGGCCAGCACACCTGGCAACAAGCAGATGAGATCCAAAGCTCACACAGCCCCTCAGCACTTGGCagggcccagctgctgcccagacACACAGGGCTGAGGTCAGTCCCAAGGCAGGAGTGGTAACACACTCCATCTGCGCACTGGAGTCTCCACCCCTGTAGACCCAACACCTCCAAAAGGATCAAATTTCTGTTCCAGGTGTCCATCTTCCCTGTGCGAATGACTTGGGGTTTCACTGCTAATGCGACTATTTAGGAATCTTTTCAGTTCTGCTTGAAAATTTATGTTTAGCCCTTGGTATCCAGTCCCAGGAATTGCTCCAAATATCATTCCCTGGGTATCCATGTCCTCTTGGGTGCAGAAAATGAATGGTTGAAGAAATTGCAAACCTCCAAATACCAGCTCAGGTTCACAGCATTCTGTGATTGCTGTGACCTTCCACACATGTTCCTCCTGCCTAGATCTCTGCGCAGAGACACCAGCTTTGTCCATCTCACAGGCTGCTGACACACCTTGCTCTGTCCCAAAACCAAGGCTTCACCTGCTCCTAGTGAGACCTGGTGCCCAAGCACAGGTCTCAGTGTCCAGAACCAAACCATCTGCAGTTCCACTTCACTTTCTGTGTGTGACCCTCATGGGGAACACCTCCACATGGATCCTTCTGGGACCCACCATATGAAAAAGAGTATAAGCTACCAGAGAGCGGCCAAAGGAGGCCACgaggatggggaagggtctgggggGGCCCATACGAGGAGATGCTGAGGTCACTAGGCCCATTCAGGCAGGAAAAGATGAGACTGAGGTCAGACCTCACTGTGATCTTTGACATCCTCCTGAcgggcaggacaggggcaaGAACCAAACTCTTCCCTCTCATGACCAGTGATAAACCTTGAAGAAATGGCTGGAGCTGAGTTGAGGGAGGTTTCGGTTGGATATCAGccaaaggttcttcccccagagggtatttggtggctgagcactggaacaggctccccagggaagtgggcTCAGCACTaaacctgacagagctcaagaagtgtttggacaacactctcaggtaCTTGGGGGGAGTcttgggctgtcctgtgcagggccaggagttggacttgatgctCCTGATGTGTCACTTCCCACTCAACATCTCCTCtgattctaggattctgtgattgtgcTGAGAAAATCTCAGTCCTCTTAGTAGAACACATTTCATGACTAAAATACGGTGATGAGGTCCTGCACAAGCCTACAGTTCTCCAGGGAGAAAAGACTGCATGCCTTCAATCTTTCTCTTGAGGGTAAggttttggaggattttttctCTAGGGAAATTTTGTTCCCCTTTGGTGCCTGGGAGATAATGGATGGACAGTGATCAAGAGACTAAAGACGTGACCAAGTGCCTTGGCAGACCATCAGAACTGTTCTGGGGGTCCGAGGGGGGAAAGGGTTGGGCATTGGGTGGGTGGGGAAACGAAACGGTGTGCAGGAGGCAGAAGCTGATTGCAGTGCGAGCTCTCTGCCAGCTCAAAGCCATGACCATTGTGCTGGAGATTCCATACCAAGTGCCATTCCTGAGGTCAAAGGGAACATGTTTCTCTCTCAGATCATGAACACTCCAGAAAaaagccctgctgctctgacctgGGCATGCCCACCGGATGGTCACCCAAGCACAGAATGACACACGTGTGCTCCAACACACCTGCATGGAACACTGTCAAGATCTCTATGATCACACACAGTCTGCGAAGAGTCaagaacagacagaaaagtTATGCATTTCTGGAAACACATCTGAGGAGATACAGGGGACACGTGTGGCAGAAAATGACTCAGGTATCCTGGAAGAGGATCAGGCCCCAGACCAGACCTGGTTTTCCCAGAGAACCCCCTGACATTGCACAGAAAGACAATGAGACAAATGAGGCCAACGCAATTTTTCTCTGAGCACTGTTAGAGTAGCAACAGGGTCCAACCCTCCCAGCAGATGCAGACCTGTGTGCAACAGGTAGTGACCATCATGGAGAGATgggaaaagcaagagaaaatgaTGTGTCATGACCCCTTCCCATGGCAGCCCTTGGGCGTGTGGGCAAGAAGTACGAGACTGATGCCCATTTCCGGACAACTTGGACAAAAAGAAACCCACAGGAATGACACAGGTCAACACATTTGTCCACAGAAGATGCTGCCACACAATGTTCTGAGCATTCTAAATACACTCAGCATTGGTTTTACTCAGGAACTGCACTAATGTCTAATCTCAGCGTTTACAGAAATGACCGTTCATGTAGGAAAGCATGCAGAATTAGGCAGgaaatgaaaaggcagaagttcaggaaaccaggacacagcccctgccatTAGTCGGGATAGTGCACTTTGTGGCATGAGCTGGTCACAAAATTATGACTCTCACATAGGTACCACTTAGtctgaggcagggcaggagtgcTATAAAAGGCAGCCCAAGTCTCTGCTCCCTCATTCACTTCTCTCACCTCCTTCTCTCAGGAATCAGGTGAGTGGGAAGcctcttctcctgctgctgcttcacgtccagctctttccctgctgcaggtcTCAGCTGAGAGGGGCTGTCCTAGCACAGGCCtgggagctgcttctgctgggagAGGCAAGGGGAGAGCAGGTGTTGTGCAGACAGAGAGAGGCTGGCACTTGGCTGAGGTGGCTCCTGGCcttggagctgggcagtgcagtgTGGGCCAGGAGGTGCCTTGGCTGCAGAGGATTTGGGTTCAGCACTGCTTCCTGATGTGTCCTCACCTTCTgcttgtccctgccctctgtgccaggtgcACCTGTGACCCCGAGCCATGTCCTGCTGCAAGCCCTGTGAcccttgctgccagccctgcggcccctgcccgctggccagcagctgcaatgagtgctgtgtcaggcagtgccagagctcccaCGTCGTCATCGAGCcgcctgctgtgctggtgaccctgcccggccccgtcctcagctccttcccacagaacactgccgtgggatcctccacctctgctgctgttggcaacatcctcagctgtggaggagtgcccatcagctctggcagctttgaCATCTCCTGCATCACCAACTGCTATGGTGGCAGCAGATGCCGGCCCTGCTAAATCTGCTGGCAACATCCTCAGGCAACAATCTCCAAGACCTCACAACAAGGCTATGTCCAGGAGATAGAGCTTTGGGATATTGTATTTACAGCTTGGGACCATCACTTCTTTCTTCTACCTGCCTCTCcctttctgtccctctctcGCCAGGCCAGTCTAGTGTGGACCTGTGGCCCTCCTGTCCTCTGCAGGGCATTCTAAAGAACACCAGATGGGAGCCCCATCCTAgttgctgctcctggtgctctctGTCAGccatctccttttcttctttcaactTAATAAAACTGTGCTGCATTCAAGCTTCGGCCTCTGAGTTATCAGTTGTTCTGTGGTAATTTCTCCAGCAGTCTGCTCAGGAAAAAGATGCAGAAAGCAATGGGTGGGGCTCGCTGCAGAGGATTTGACTTTGTGCCCTTCTCCATTGGGGCTGATGAAGAACATCCCTGGCTACTAAGAAACCAAAGGCCTTGACTGGAGCCTTTCGCTCCTAAGGAGAGGGGTTGGGATACAACACCTGGGGAAAGCCCACAGCCTCATCTCTTCCTACCCTGCCTTCATTTCCTGGCCTAGGCTCGGTGGCCAGCACACCTGGCAACAAGCAGATGAGATCCAAAGCTCACACAGCCCCTCAGCACTTGACagggcccagctgctgcccagacacacagggctgagggcagtCCCAAGGCAGGAGTGGTAACACACTGCATCTGTGCACTGGAGTCTCTACCCCTGTAGACCCAACACCTCCAAAAGGATCAAAACTTCTGTTCCAGGTGTCCATCTTCCCTGTGCCAATGACTTGGGGTTTCACGGCTAATGGAACTATTTCGGAATCTTTTCAGTTCTGCTTGAAAATTTATGTTTAGCCCTTGGTATCCAGTCCCAGGCAATGCTCCAAATATCATTCCCTGGGTATCCATGTTCTCCTGGGTGCAGAAAGTGAATTGCTGAAGGCAGTGCAGGGCTCCAAGTAGCAAATCAGGCTCACAGCATTCTGGTATCCATATGAGCTTCCacacatgctgctgctgcctaaATCTCTTGGCAGAGACACCAGCTTTGTCCATCTCACAAGCTGCTGGCACACCTTGCTCTATCCTAAAACCAAGGCTTCACCTGCTCCTAGTGAGACCTGGTGCCCAAGCACAGCTCTCAGTGTCCAGAACCAAACCATCTGCAGTTCCACTTCACTTTCTGTGTGTGACCCTCATGGGGAACACCTCCACATGGATCCTTCTGGGACCCACCATATGAAAAGGAGTATAAGCTACCAGAGAGTGGCCAAAGGAGGCCACGAGGatggggaagggtttggggagggggcCCATACGAGGAGATGCTGAGGTCACTAGGCCCATTCAGGCAGGAGAAGATGAGACTGAGGTCAGACCTCACTATGATCTTTGACATCCTCCTGAcgggcaggacaggggcaggaaCCAAACTCTTCCCTCTCATGACCAGTGATAAACCTTGAAGAAATGGCTGGAGCTGAGTTGAGGGAGGTTTCAGTTGGATATCAGccaaaggttcttcacccagcgGGTATTTGGtggttgagcactggaacaggctccccagggaagtgggcTCAGCACTAAACCTGACAGAGCtccagaagtgtttggacaacactctcaggtaCTTGGGGGGAGACTTGGGAAGCccagtgcagggccaggagttggacttgatgctCCTGATGTGTCACTTCCAACTCAGCATCTCCTCtgattctaggattctgtgatGGTGCTGAGAAAGTCTCAGTCCTCTTGGTatgttgcagccatgaggcctaacaggcctctctggcggtcagtcgcctgaaggcaaagaaatgcctgGTCATGGTGACTAGGACAAATAACCACTCTCCCGCTCTTGGACTCTcccttatctccctgtaagacaatcTGTCACTTTTTACCCCGACTCAGaccattggaccatttctcaaaacctcaGTACCGTACATAAACCCCACTTTTGCCCAGCTCAGcaaagagctgtccctgaaacccttcactTAGCatgccaataaagattcatctgtggatCCTCATAcagtgcttttcctttctctccctgtgTTAGCCATGGCgcttagcaagcttatgagctgaaaatcactgctaagagctgaccactgcaaagagctgaatatcactgataactaagcttgctaagtactgcctgtgcctgggagctttgcctgTGTCTACTCGGGCAGGAGGTACTTAAGTGTACTCCCTATCCAGGAACACCTGAGGCAGCCCAGATCACACTGAAGCTaccaagagaaaataaaactggtAGAGCCCATTTCATGACTAAAATACTGTGATGAGGCCCTGCACAAGCCTGCAGTTCTCCAGGGAGAAAAGACTGCATGCCTTCAATCTTTCCCTTAGGGTTTAGATTTTGGGGCATTTTTTCTCTGGGGAACTCAGTTCCTATTTGTTGCCTGGGAGATAATGGATGGACAGTGATCAAAAGTCTAAAAACATGACCAAGTGCCTTGGCAGACCATCAGAACTGTTCTGGGGGTCCGAGGGGGGAAAGGCTTGGGGGGGATGGGAGAAGAAATGTAGCAGTGTGCAGGAGGCAGAAGCTGATTGCAGTGTGAGTTCTCTGCCAGCTCAAAGCCATGACCATTGTGCTGGAGATTCCATACCAAGTGCCATTCCTGAGGTCAAAGGGAACATGTTCCTCTCTCAGATCATGAACACTCCAGGGAAAAGGCCTGCTGCTCTGACCTGGGCATGCCCACAGGAGGGTCACCCAAGCACAGAATGACACACGTGTGCTCCAACACACCTGCATGGAACACTGTCAAGATCTCTATGCTCACACAGAGTCAGCAAAGAGACAAGAACAGATAGAAAAGATGTGCAGTTTTGGGAACTCAGATGAGGAGATACAGGGGACCCGTGCGGCAGAAAATGACTCAGGTATCCTGGAGAATGATCAGGCCCCAGAAACTCCTGGTTTTCCCAGAGGACCCCCAGAGATTGCCCAAACAGACAATGAGACAAATGAGGCCAACACAATTTTTCTCTGAGCACTGAGTAGCAACAAGGTCCAACCCGCCCAGCAGATGCAGACCTGTGTGCAACAGGGAGTGACCATCATGGAGAGATggcaaaagcaagagaaaatgaTGTGTCATGACCCCTTCCCATGGCAGCCCTTGGGCGTGTGGGCAAGAAGCACGAGACTGATGCCCATTTCCGGACAACTTGGACAAAAAGAAACCCACATGAATGACACAGGTGAACACATTCTCCACAGCAGATGCTGCCACAGAATGTTCTGAACATTCTAAATACACTCAGCATTGGTTTTACTCAGGAAATTCTTGAACATCTCATCCCAGCATTTAACAAAATGACTGTTCATGTAGGAAAGCATGCAGAATTAGGCAGgaaatgaaaaggcagaagttcaggaaaccaggacacagccccagccattAGCTGGGATGGTGCACTTTGTGGCATGAGCTGGTCACAAAATTATGACTGGCACAAAAATGCCTCTGGtcctgaggcagggcaggagtgcTATAAAAGGCAGCCCAAGTCTCTGCTCCCTCATCCACTTCTCTCAACCTCCTTCTCTCAGGAATCAGGTGAGTGGGaatcttcttctccttctcctgctggttCTTCAAGACGAGTTCTGTCCTGGCTGGAGGTCTCAGCTGAGAAGGGCTGTGgtagcacagggctgggaggtgcttctgctgggagagggcaggggagagaaggTGTTGTGCAGACAGAGAGAGGCTGGCACTTGGCTGAGGTGGCTCCTGGCCTTGGAGCTGGGCAGTTCAGTGTGGGCCAGGAGGTGCCTTGGCTGCAGGGGGTTTGggtgcagtgctgcttcctgaTGTGTCCTCACCTTCTgcttgtccctgccctctgtgccaggtgcACCTGTGACCCCGAGCCATGTCCTGCTGCAAGCCCTGTGAcccttgctgccagccctgcggcccctgcccgctggccagcagctgcaatgagtgctgtgtcaggcagtgccagagctcccaCGTCGTCATTGAGCcgcctgctgtgctggtgaccctgcccggccccatcctcagctccttcccacagaacactgccgtgggatcctccacctctgctgctgttggcaacatcctcagctgtggaggagtgcccatcagctctggcagctttgaCATCTCCTGCATCACCAACTGCTACGGTGGCAGCAGATGCCGGCCCTGCTAAATCTGCTGGCAACATCCTCGGGCAACAGTCTCCAAGACCTCACAACAAGGCTCTGGCCAGGAGATAGAGCTTTGGGATATTGTATTTAGAGTTTCATGTCACCACttccttgctttctttttctctttctttcttcactgcCCTTATCTCCTGAAGCCAGCCCAGTGGAAATGCATtgttcttcctccctcttcagGAGAGGCTGTTGGACACCCTTCAGAAGCTCCACTGCATCttagcagctgctcctggtgctctgtGTGAGCGACCACCTTTTCTTCTTTAGACTCAATAAATTCAATGCGCATCCAAGCCTTGGCTTCTGAGTACTCcttctttccatggaaaatttTCCAGTCTGCTCATGATAAAGGGTGGAGAAGTAGAAGGTGGGAATCCCTGCTGTGAATTTTGCTGTGTTCTCTTTCCCATTGGAGCTGAGGAAAATATACCTGGATGGTGCCCAGTCAATGGCCCTCAGGAACAGCGAGGCTCCATAGGCTCACAGGAGTGTGCTGGTCTGTGAATTGATACGCCCCAGTCACCAAACCAAGCCTAAAATGCAAAAGGTTGATTTATTTCATTACCTCATCAACTTAAAGGTCCCAagacactgctgtgctgcagagacaCATAAAATGGGAACAGTGGCACCTTTAGGGTTAGTCTAGTCCTGGTGGTTCCCTGTCTCCCCCGGTATCCCTGAGGGTCTCATGCATGTGCAGTTTATCACAATGCTG from Prinia subflava isolate CZ2003 ecotype Zambia unplaced genomic scaffold, Cam_Psub_1.2 scaffold_98_NEW, whole genome shotgun sequence includes these protein-coding regions:
- the LOC134546496 gene encoding feather keratin Cos2-2-like, whose translation is MSCCKPCDPCCQPCGPCPLASSCNECCVRQCQSSHVVIEPPAVLVTLPGPILSSFPQNTAVGSSTSAAVGNILSCGGVPISSGSFDISCITNCYGGSRCRPC